GGGTTACTAATACAAGCGTTGTTTTATCACTATTAGCAAGCATTTTTACTGCTTCTTTATAAATTTCTTTTCTATCTTCTAGCCCTGCTAATTGCCCCAAACAAGATGCGCCATGCGTACTTTCACTGATAAAATTACTCCACGCCGATGGCAATTGTAACATTCTAAGCGTATGCCCCGTCGGTGCTGTATCAAAAATTATATAATCGTATTCTTTTTGCATTTTTTTATCTGTAATAAAATTAGAAAACTCATTAAATGCTGCAATTTCTACTGTACATGAACCAGATAATTGTTCCTCCATATTTTTTATTACACTATCGGGTAACTTACCTTTATATGGTTCAATTACTGAATCACGGTATTCACGTGCAGCCTCTTCTGGATTTAAGTTTGCTACAACTAAATTTGGATTTTCACTAATTGCTGTCCCTTTACTAGATAAATCCATACCAAATACATCTTGTAAATTAGATGCTGGATCAGTGCTAACTAAAAAAACTTTTTCACCATTATCTGCTAAAGTCATTGCTGTCGCACAAGCCGTAGATGTTTTTCCAACACCGCCTTTACCTGTGAAAAACAAATATTTAGTAAAATTTATTGCATCCACCCTAAATTGTTTATCCATACAAACGCCTCCTATTTATTTTTAACAACAACCATTGCCACCACAGCATCCACCTAATTTTTTATGTTTCATTTTTGGCATTTTGGAAAATTCTTCTTTTGCAAGTCCAGTCCATGCCGCAAATTCATCATTCGTTGGATACGCACGGCTTTTCACAACTTCTCCATTTACAAGGGTAATAGGCAATATTTTTTCATTATGTTCACGTAATAATTCATTGACTTTTGTATTCATGATAAAAGCTTGCGGATTACTAGATAATCCATACCGTATAATCTTTATCCCTTTCTTCTCAATGTTGTTAATCACCGTTGCTACTCTAAGCAATTCTTTATCAATACTAGGACCACATATCCCTGTTGAACAACACATTGCAGGATCAAATATTTCAATTTTACTCATAGCAAAAACTCCTTTTTATATTAGCTACACGCTAATTTATTTTCACCTTGTATATGACTATATTACAATATATTCATATACAGGATAAACTGTTCCGATTTATATTTTTTCAAATCAAATTTATTTTATACATTATTAAATCAAATTATTTTGATATATTTTTCAAAAAATATAAATCGAATAAACTTATATTTTTATCATATCAACTTTTTTTGATTTGTCAAGAATTATTTAAAAATAACTCCGAAATAAAGTCACACGCAAATATTTTTTGAAATGAATTTATACAAATACTATAAAAGTTCCATTTTCCTTCTGGATGTATAGAGATCAAACCTGCATCTAATAACATTTTTAAGTGGTATGATAATTTACTTTGACTCATCCCTGTTTTTTCAGTCAACTCACATACGCAAACTCGTTCTTTACTTTTGATTATTCTAAGTAACTCTATCCTTAACGGCTCTGATAAAGCTTTAAAAATTAAAACTTGTTCTTCTAAACTTTTCATCGTCAATCTCCAAAATATCTTTCTTGTTTTTATTTAATACCAATTACAGTACTTCTTCGTTCCATAAGAACGACATCATGCCATTTTCCTGTACTTTTCATTTTAGCAAGTTTCTCACGTATACCAATTTTTTTAAACCCACACTTTTCATGTAGGAAAATACTTGCTTCATTTTCTTTTATAATCGCAGAATATAGTGACCAAAATCCTTGTTTTTCTGATTCTAATACCAAATAATTCAATAGAAATGCACCCATTCCTTTTCCCCTAAAAACCTCATCAATATATAAGCTAACTTCACCAACACCTTGGTAGCAGCAACGTGATGATGCTGGACTAATTGCCACCCATCCTTCAACTTCACCCTGTACAATTGCTACAAAACGACATGCTATCGTGTGTCCAGAGTTCCAGGTTTCCCACTCTGGTGCATCCGTCTGGAAAGTTGCCAAATTGCTATGTATCCCTTGTAAATAAATTTTTTTTACTCTTTCCCAATGATTTTCTGTCATTTTTTCTATTAAGTACTGCATTACTACTCTCCCCTTTTTAGTAGTTTATTATGAAAATCTCAATTTTAAACTATTTAATATTCTAGAAATATTATAGTTTTCTTTTTATTATATACTATACCCATTCTTCTTTATAGAAATATTTCCGGTCCCCATGCCAAGAAGGCGTTAAGACAAAAATTCTTAACGCCTGAATCTATATCTAAATCAATTTTCCGAAATTGCATTATTACTGGTGAATGCGAGGAGAATCAAACTTCTGTCCAATAAAATTTAATATAATTAGTCCTGTCCCTCCTTAAAATAACCTAACATAATATTAAATAACAATGTTAGGTGGTGAATAATCATGTATAATCAACAGCTATTAATGCACGCATCTGATGCAGCTAGTCTTTTAGGCTGTAGCAGTCAAGTGATTTATCAATTGATACAACGTGGCGAATTAAAAGCATTTAAAGCAGGCAGAGCATGAAAAATATCTTCTTCATCCGTTATTGATTATGCAAACTCCAGATTAAACAAGTAAAATTTGTTTTAATTATTTAAATTTGAATCTGATTGCTCAATACTTTCTTAATGATGTATTAACATCATATTAATAAATCATTGTGGAGGTACATTAATCATGTTTAATCAATATGAAGATTTAGTAACTGTAGAAGAACTTACTGAAATGCTAAACATCGGTAAAAATTCAGCTTACAAACTCCTAGCTTCTGGCAACCTAAAAGCATTTCGCATCAATCGCATTTGGAAAATTCCAAGACAATCTGTAACAGACTATGTTTATGCCCAAACAAAATCTCCCGCAACCAATTAGGGTTGCGGGATTTTTTGCCCTAATATTCAACTTATTTACTTCTTCCTATATCACTGTCCCTTAACTGTGCAATTTGATTAGATAAGATAGCCGTTGCTTCTTTGCGTTTTTCATCCAAATCATGAAGATATATTGACGTTGTCCTAATATTCGTGTGTCCCAACATTGTCTGAACTGTTGTTAATGCAGCTCCATTATTAAGCGCATACGTAGCTGCCATATGCCTTAGAGAATGTACAGTAATATGAGCAAGTCCACTTTCACCTATAATTGAATTCATCCAATTAGGCAAGCAAGTAGGAGTAACTGGAACCAGCTCTCCGTTTCTTCTCCTTACCGCCAAAAATACGTACCCATTTGGATTCTCATAATTATGTTCCAATAAATATTTCTCTTGAGTTTCACGGTGTTTTTCTAATAATGATAGCGTGTAATCATCAATATACAATTTACGTTCAGATTTTTCCGTCTTAGGTTTTGACACCTCATTCAAGCTACTTTTAATGTATTTTGTAGATTTATTTATATAAATTGATTTTTCTTCCCAGTCAATACAATCCCAAGTAAGAGCACTAAATTCCCCTTTTCTTGTTCCGGTAATCAATGCAATATAAAACATTGCCTTATGCTTTACTACCCGTGCTGTCTCTGGTAAAGATTCAATAATTTGAAGAAACATTTTTAACTGTTGTTCATTCCATATTGGCAACCTATGATAATTAGGTTTAGGAAGGTCACTTTTAGCGATTTGTTGGCAGGGATTTTTGTCTATGTACTTCCATTCAACCGCTTTATTTAAGATTAAATTCAGAAGTTTAAAATGCTTATGTATACTTGTCGCAGATAATTTACCCCCTTGTTTGTTGCTTCGCCTATTGATATTAGGCTGCTTTAAATTTTCTATAAAATCTAAAATCCTATCTGTTGATAGCTTTTTTAGTGGAATTCCATAAAAAGCTGGCAACAACCTATTTTTCAATAAATCATTATGATTTGCAGCTGTGGTCAATCCTAGCTTTGCATTATGTTTTTCTTTCCATATTTCCACAAACTTTCCGAAAGTAATTTTTCCACCATCATCAATTTTAGGCTTATTTGCGACCTCTAAATAAAATTTATCTAGCTCTTTCTGTGCGGCTCTTCTAGAAGTCGCCATAATTCTTTTTGTGTGCCTTTTTTGCTTTCCATTAATGTATCCACCTGAAATTCTAAGCTCCCATTTATTATTGCCATAATCAATAATTGAACCTGCCATTTTGCTCCCTCCAAAATAAAAAAGCGAAGCATCTGATTAAGACTGCTCCGCTTCTTTTATCTATTTTTTTAATTCATTGTCACTTTTACCCATGATGGTGTACTAAAATTTTTTTCAGCCCACTTCTCTAATTCTTTTAAGGAATAAACATACGCCTTTCCCATTTTTACTGCTGGTAAATATCCTTCCCGCGTCATTTTTAATACACGCGAATATTTTAGTTTATCTTCGAAAAATACCTCTACAACTTCTCTTGCCGTGAGAAATCTATCTTTAACTATCTGGTCTTTGCTCATTGCTACACCTCCTGTTTTACTGGTATGTATAGACTCTTTTAATTTTTTACATCAACAATACTTCATTCGTATTGGCTTTAAATGAGCCAATTCTAAAGATTCATTTATTTTGCATTTTATTTCATAAATGTAACTCCTGTTTACATTAACCCTTGATCCCTCTATATAGTCAATATTATTTGCGATATAGTGCACATGTAATATATCTGTATCTGTATGAACAGCCATTAAAACCTGATAATTTCCTCTAAATGTTGCAATCATATCGCATACATCTATTGCTACATCCATAAAATCAACTTCGGTAACTTCATCTGTTTCTTCTACACTTAAAATAAAGTGGTTATATGCTTTACCATTGCTCTGATTAAAAACTTTCTTTACTAACATCATTTCTTTATACGTATTAAAACAACTTACATTTGTTCCATAAATTAAATTTTCACTAGTTGCACAAAAATTTTCGATGTAATTAACTTTTCTGTGTAAAGATAGATAGTCGTTCTCTTTTTGATTTATTACTTTAAAAATTGCCATTTTTATCAACGATCCTTTCAATTGCACAATTAGCTCTGTCTTGATTGGCAACTAAATCCGCGCGCATTAAATCAATTACTGTTTGTGCATTCATTAAAACCCGTTTAACTTGTTCACTATCCATACCGTCCTTATAAAATTGCTGTTCTAAACCTACCATTTGACGTTCCAGATAATCAAGCTTTGATTGCACTCTATGATAATACTGATTCATTGTATTATGTAAAGAAGCTATATCTTTGCATATCGTTTTTCCATCTTCATAAACTACTACCTCATTACGTGTTATCAAACTACGTACAATTGCACTTACCGTCATTCCACTATCTTTCACCTTTTTGTCTAGTTCCATTTGTTCCCGTTCTGATACTCTTACCTGAATTGTTTTTTCTCTCATTTGATTCACCTCAAAATAAAAAATGATAAACCTTTTATTGGTTTATCATTGTGTTAGCATTGTATTAATTTTGTACTACAGCTTCTATCTTGGATATATATTTTCCCCCACATCCTAGAAATACTTTTGCTTCAAGTCTCTTAGTATATAATACTTCTGCATATTCCCTATATATATTACTTATATTTATTATATTGTTATAAATATTTTTATTTTAAATAATTATAATAACCTTTTTTTTGATTATTTTTCCTATGTCCAACAACTATATAATAGTTTTAATGGCGTATAACTTAGCGTAAACAATAGCGTAATATTTTTAATTCATGCTTTTTTATAATATAGAGCTGTTCTTTAACCATGGATAATCATTAATATATTTTTAAAATTAGGCTATCCGTTAAAGGACACGTTATAAATTTAGCGAAATTATAGCTTTAATAATATTTATGGAAAGTGGGTATCAAGTTGAATATGAATCAATCTATTAATATCAAATTAAATCCAGATATTTTTGAGCAAGATATTAAGCGAATATCAGAGGAAGAAACTCAAATAAATATCAAATTTAGCAATCCGTCCCGCTTAATTAACCAATTAGATAAAATTTTTAAGAATGAACAAGAAAAAGTAAGAAAAGAGGATTCCATTCAGAAACACCTGAATACTTTTAGTAATTATGTATTAAAGATATGTAACGTTTCACAAAATAACATAAATAGTGCATTGGGACATTTTAACATTTACAGCTCCCCTTCAAGTATTTTGACTGACAAAAAATCAAATAATAAAAATTCAACTGAATCTTTATCGACTGAACCAAATCCTTTAACCTCTTCTAATCCATCAACGGATAGTTGTAATCCTAATTCAATTTCTCAAGATAATATGATTTATAAATATAATACGTCTTTGCAAAAAGGATTATCTGAAATTAAAAATAATATTAAAAATTTAATTGATAAGAATACTTATCGTATACAACCCCCTATATGCCTTTGCTGGCAAAAACAATATGCAAACTGTCTTGAATGCATTTTACATAAATTTGAATTAGACTTTGTTATCCTTGATAAAACAATTATTTATTTCACTTCACAAAATGGCTCTTTACTCGTTTCTGGTAAAGATTTTAATAAATTATGCAAACACATTTCTAACTACTTTAACTCATCTCCTGACGACCTTAAATCATTATTACAACTACACTTCGCGCATCAAAATAATATTATTCCTGAAAAAAAGTACAAGGCTTCTATCCTCTATGGTTGCACTATAAATATGATTCACTATCAACTTGTCGATAGATTAATTAATCTTTATTACTCTACTCAAGTCATTAACAGTACTTCCAATGCACAAGAACGACAAAAAGAATATAAAAAATATTACCTTAAGCTTTTATATAAACATTTTTCTATTCCTGAAACAAACCTAACCTTAATTTCCAATATTTTTCAAATGAAATATCAACGTATACTAAAAGAATATCAAAATTCAACAAATCCCTTTTCAAAACTAATATTATTATTTTTTAATATCAGTAAAGGAAATACTAACATCATTGATAAAATCGCAATTATGTTAACCAAAATATATTTAGGTAAAAGTTACTTAAACGAGATAAACAACACATCGTCTAATTTTACAATTATCTTCTCTAAAAATATTTCCTTTATAAATAACTTTTTAAAAGATATTTTTTTATATCCACTTTCTACTATATCAAACGCACCTTTTATACAAAAAGAATTAGAACCTCTAGCATTTTCTTCAGACAAACGTAAACCATTTTGTCATCTAACAGAATACCCAGCTTCATACTTAAGCAATAAAGTTAATATCGGAGAACTTCTTAAAGATAAGCTTATGGGAAACATTGTTAATATTGATGCAAGTTCCACTGAAGCAGAGGTTCAAACATTTAGTAATCTTATTAATTCTAAAACTATAAAATATCAAGATGAGCATTTCTCTACTATTAATTATCAAAGTCCTGCACATTATATTAGAATATGTCAAGATTTATCATCTGTCGGCTTTAATACAGCTACAACAAGCCTTCAATACGATACTATTGATTGTACAGGGAATTTAGAAAACGCAGTTTATGAAAAATTAGATTCATATGAATTATTTTTTCTAGTTACTGGTTTTTTAAACTATGGACTTGATCTACTTTATAATGAAACCATTCCACAAAAGAAAATAATTAATCATAAAGAAGAAATTGATAAATTTATTAGTGAATACTGTGAAGAAGATTCTTCGGATAATAATACTTTTACAGAAATATTTTATCAAAAATATACTAAATGGTTTAATATGAAAATTCCATTGGAGCAAGAAATATCCAAAACCGATTTTATCAAATATATTAAAGCCAAATATAATGATCGCTATAAGAAAATTGAAGGTAAACATAATGGTCAACGAAAAAGTGCTAATGGAATAAAGAATTTACTCTTACATGAAGATAAAGTCGATGAATTTATCAAAAACTATCACGCAGAACCTTTTTCAAAAGAAAATTTTATTGAATATTTTCAAATTATACTAAACTCATATTTCCCTATAAGGTGCAAATAAGGTGCAGACACATAAAAATAGCCCTCACGACAACTGCCGTGAGGGCTTATATTCTCTATGGAGCGGGCGAAGGGAATCGAACCCTCGTATTCAGCTTGGGAAGCTGATGTTCTACCATTGAACTACGCCCGCCTATTTAACACTTATTAAGTTTACCACTTTTCTTTAGAAAATTCAATTAAATCTTATTGTTTTTGCAATATTTAAGATGTTACCAAGCTTGTTTAAATATTTCTTAGCTTCACGCCGTTTTTACAACTGTATTAGCTGATTTTGCAGCTATATGTTTTCCTTTATATTTTAATATCAATGCAATAAAGGCATTTACGAAAAAACAAACAACGAAAAAATATAAAATTGTGCTATAGCCATTTGTCGTTTCACGAAACAAAGAAACTAATGATGGACCGACTACCCCTGCAATTCCCCATGCAGTAAGAATGCGCCCATGAATTGCACTCAGCTGCTTAGTTCCAAAAATATCACTAAGATATGCTGGCATGCAGGAAAAACCTCCTCCATAGCAGCTGATAATCAAGAGAATCAAACCTTGAAAAACAAGTGCATCTGTAGTTAGAGCCAGCCTCCAAAAGGCTATCATTTGAATAAAAAAGAATAAAACATAGGTGAACCCTCTTCCAATATAATCAGAAACAGTAGACCAAACAATACGCCCAAGTCCATTCACTAATCCAATCACACCAACAATAGCAGCAGCCTCAGCGGCCGACATTTGTACAACCTCTTGCGCCATTGGAGATGCTACCGCTAAAAGGCCAATACCACAAGTAATATTCACAAAAAAAATCCACCAAAGTGCGCTAAATTGCCATGTTTTTAATGCTTCATTTGCCATAAATCCATGGACATTGCAATGAATTTTATTTTTTATTACGATCTCATTCTCAACAGGCGGTTTTAAATATAATGCTGAAGCGCCCATAACTAGCATATAAACAAAGCCTAAAATTAAAAAATTATAAACCAAGCCATACGTTGCCGTTAAATGCTGCATGACTGGCCCTGCAATTAAGCTGGCAAATCCAAATCCCATAATTGCAAGCCCGGTGGCAAATCCACGGTTATTCGGAAAATATTTTACAAGTGTCGATACTGGTGTGATATATCCCACACCCAAACCTATCCCGCCAATTACACCATAGAATAAATACAAAAGCATCAATGATTGTTGATAAAAGGCAAAGGCAGTACCAAACATCCCTAATCCAAAAAAGCACATTGAAACAAGACCACTTTTTTTCGGTCCATATTTTTCTACGAAATCACCTAAAAATCCAGCCGAAAGCCCCAAAAATAAAATAGCTAAAGAAAATGCCCATGTCGTTTCTTTTAAAGAAAATCCCATCTCCTGCATAATCGGACGCGTAAGAACGCTCCATGCATAAACACTTCCAATGCAGATGTGGATACCAATAGCGGCTAAAGCAATTAACCAACGATTTCTCATAAAATCAACCATCCTTCCTTTAATTAACACTAAAGATTTTAGAGAAATCTACCCAAACGACAAAAAACCGCCTGAGCATCATTCTCTTTGCCCAGACGGTCGGCTTTCATTGCTATGCAGTTCACGTGGTCACTTCCACTATATCCGTCAGTTCTGCACGGCATATTCATTTATATAGGAATTATAACAAGCATAAATTATACTGTCAATAAAAATAAATTTAATTAAAACTATATAATAAACCAACTGAAAATGCACAAACTAAAATTAATAAACTTTTAAGCTGTTACTAGTAGTTTTAACAAAACAATATTTTGTATACAGCAGTATTTCATTAAAAATATTTTGTATACATTTTGTAATCCCATTTACTAATTTTAAAAGGAATATATAATATAACTATAGTATATACGAAAGGTTGTGTCCTCTATGAAACAAGAAAAAGTTTCCTCTTGCCAGTATTGTTTTGAAGGTAAATGTTATGCCAATGCAGCTGTATCCCCCGAAGAATACGATTGCTATCAACCACAATGTCGCGATTGTAAATCTCAAACAAAAAAAGAAGCTTAATTTCCGATAAGCTTTATACGTAAAATATTAAAGAACGCAATTTTTATTGCGTTCTTTTTATTTCAACGTTTCTTTTTATATTCAAGTAAAAATAAATCTTCAATCTTATCTGTCATCAAGGCATGACAATCTGCAAGCGCTTGTTCATAAACGAACTCACCTATTTCTTCTAACATAAAATCAAGGTAAAATTGTGCTTTAAAATCACTTAATCTCGTCCCTGTTTCTTCTAAAAAAAATTCTCTAATCCTTTCCAAAGCTTCCTTATTTCTCTGTTTATCTAATTTAAAATCGGCCATATTATCAATCCTTTTATTTAGATAGCCCTATTGGATAAAAAAATAAACTCTATTCTAAATCGAATAGAGTATATAAGCTTATGGTGGGCGATAACAGGATCGAACTGCTGACATCCTGCTTGTAAGGCAGGCGCTCTCCCAGCTGAGCTAATCGCCCATGGAAAAATGGTGACCCGTACGAGATTCGAACTCGTGAAGCCGCCGTGAAAGGGCGGTGTCTTAACCGCTTGACCAACGGGCCACAATGGTGATCCACCCGCGACTCGAACGCGGGACACCCTGATTAAAAGTCAGGTGCTCTACCGACTGAGCTAGTGGATCAAAAAATTTAAATGGTGGCTCCGAGTGGAATCGAACCACTGACACGAGGATTTTCAGTCCTCTGCTCTACCGACTGAGCTACAGAGCCAAAATGGCGACCCGAAGGGGACTTGAACCCCTGACCTCCGCCGTGACAGGGCGGCATTCTAACCAACTAAACTACCGGGCCAAAAAACAAAAAGGTGAGTGGTGGGCGATAACAGGATCGAACTGCTGACATCCTGCTTGTAAGGCAGGCGCTCTCCCAGCTGAGCTAATCGCCCATATGAAATTGGTGACCCGTACGAGATTCGAACTCGTGAAGCCGCCGTGAAAGGGCGGTGTCTTAACCGCTTGACCAACGGGCCACAATGGTGATCCACCCGCGACTCGAACGCGGGACACCCTGATTAAAAGTCAGGTGCTCTACCGACTGAGCTAGTGGATCGTATTACTCACAAGACAATATTATAATGCAGATAAATATGCTTGTCAACATTTTTTTTGAAAATAAGGAATGGATAAGATTACCTTCCCATTCCCTATTTCATACACATTTAGATCTATCTGAACTAAACTTAAAACACTTCTTTTAATACAATTGTTTGCTCGCGACCTGGACCAACAGAAACAATACCAATCTTAATTCCTGTTACCTCTGCCATGCGTTCAATATATTTACGAGCTTTTTCAGGTAATTCATCATAGGATTGAGTGCCAGAAATATCTGTCATCCAACCTTCAAATGTTTCATATATAGGCTCAACTTCCCCTAATACTTTTAAGCTTGCAGGCATTTCATCTAGAATTTCGCCTTTATATTTATATCCTACACACATTTTGATTTTATCAAATGTATCTAAGATATCTAAACGCGTGATTGCCATATAGTCAATGCCACTTAATTGACCTGCGTAGCGAACTACACATGCATCAAACCATCCACAACGACGGGAACGCCCCGTAACTGTGCCAAATTCACGACCACATTCACGAATTTTTTCACCATATTCATTTAATTGTTCAGTTGGGAATGGGCCTTCACCAACACGCGTCGTGTAAGCTTTTACTACACCGACCACTGTATTAATTTTATTAGGACCAATGCCTGCCCCTACAGATACACCACCTGAAATCGGATGCGAAGATGTAACATAAGGGTAAGTACCATGGTCAAGATCAAGCATAGTTGCTTGCGCGCCCTCAAATAGTACTTTTTTGCCCGCATTTAATTCTTTATTTAGTAAAGAAGACGTATCGACTACATGTTTACGTAAACGATCTGCATAGCCAAGATACTCTTTTTTCACTGTTTCAAAGTCAAAACCTTCATGGTTATAAACAGCTTTTAATAATTTATTTTTAATCGCAAGATTTGTTTTTAGTTTTGCACTGAATTCTTCTTCATCCATTAAATCAACAATACGAATTCCTATGCGATCATCTTTATCGATATAACACGGACCAATCCCGCGTTTTGTCGTACCAATCTTTTTATCGCCACGAGCTTCCTCGAATAGCTCATCAATCGCTTTATGATATGGCATAATGACATGGGCACGGTTTGAAATTCGGATATCATCAATGGATACACCTTTTGCTACCATTCCGTCCATTTCTTCAAGCAATACCCCAGGATCAATAACTACGCCATTGGCGATTACGCATTTTTTCCCTTTATATAGAATACCCGATGGCAATAAACGTAATTTAAATTCTTTTCCTTTTACAACAACAGTATGACCTGCATTGCTGCCACCTTGATAACGAACGACAACATCAGCTTTTTCAGCTAAATAGTCAACGATTTTACCTTTACCTTCATCGCCCCATTGGGTTCCCATTACGACAACTGATGACATAATATACACCTCTTTATTAAGCCCACAAAAGCAGCTTTTATTATAGACCGAAACGAGCCATGATAGTATCTACATAGCGTAAGTAGTAAGAATACTCAAAGCAAGCCTCAATTTCTTCGTGAGACAAGTATTTTTTAATATCTTCATCGTTAAATACATTTGTTTTGAAATCTTGGCCTTCCATCCATTTCGCCATTGCATTTCTTTGTACCCATTTATATGCATCTTCACGAAGTACACCTTTACTTACAATCGCAAGCAATAAGCGTTGACTGAAAATAAGTCCGCCAGTTTTTTCAATATTTGCTTTCATTGCATCTGGATATACCAATAATTTATCCACAATATTTGTGAATTTGCGTAAGCAATAATCCACAGTAATTGTGCTGTCTGGTAAAATTACACGTTCTACGGAAGAATGCGTAATATCACGTTCATGCCATAAAGATACGTTCTCTAAAGATGCAAGTGCGTTACCACGAACGATACGAGCAAGCCCTGCTACGCGTTCGCAAGTAATTGGGTTACGTTTATGCGGCATTGCTGAAGAACCCTTTTGGCCTGGGCTGAAGTATTCTTCAACTTCACGGATGTCTGTTCTTTGCAAGTTACGAACTTCTGTCGCAAATTTTTCAAGTGAACTTGCCACGATAGCAAGAGATGTCATATATTCGGCATGGCGATCTCTTTGAATAACTTGTGTAGCTAGATTAGCTGCTTTAATACCCATTTTTTCACAAACG
This genomic interval from Selenobaculum gibii contains the following:
- a CDS encoding adenylosuccinate synthase, coding for MSSVVVMGTQWGDEGKGKIVDYLAEKADVVVRYQGGSNAGHTVVVKGKEFKLRLLPSGILYKGKKCVIANGVVIDPGVLLEEMDGMVAKGVSIDDIRISNRAHVIMPYHKAIDELFEEARGDKKIGTTKRGIGPCYIDKDDRIGIRIVDLMDEEEFSAKLKTNLAIKNKLLKAVYNHEGFDFETVKKEYLGYADRLRKHVVDTSSLLNKELNAGKKVLFEGAQATMLDLDHGTYPYVTSSHPISGGVSVGAGIGPNKINTVVGVVKAYTTRVGEGPFPTEQLNEYGEKIRECGREFGTVTGRSRRCGWFDACVVRYAGQLSGIDYMAITRLDILDTFDKIKMCVGYKYKGEILDEMPASLKVLGEVEPIYETFEGWMTDISGTQSYDELPEKARKYIERMAEVTGIKIGIVSVGPGREQTIVLKEVF
- the purB gene encoding adenylosuccinate lyase translates to MIERYTNPEMGAIWTLQHEFEVMLDIEIAACEAMAELGQIPKEAVKNIREKATFDLDRVKEIEKVTNHDIIAFLTNVAEYVGDDSKYIHKGLTSSDVKDTALGVMMKRSADIIIEDLEKFRDVLKRRAAEHKYTVCIGRTHGIHAEPMTLGLKFALWLDEVERNIVRVKAARESVAVGKISGAVGTYANIDPFIEKYVCEKMGIKAANLATQVIQRDRHAEYMTSLAIVASSLEKFATEVRNLQRTDIREVEEYFSPGQKGSSAMPHKRNPITCERVAGLARIVRGNALASLENVSLWHERDITHSSVERVILPDSTITVDYCLRKFTNIVDKLLVYPDAMKANIEKTGGLIFSQRLLLAIVSKGVLREDAYKWVQRNAMAKWMEGQDFKTNVFNDEDIKKYLSHEEIEACFEYSYYLRYVDTIMARFGL